A stretch of the Bacillus anthracis str. Vollum genome encodes the following:
- the yyaC gene encoding spore protease YyaC → MNIGSFRLPFFEKETQNVMHQDLEASETISNFLLSHIPIKTHIPIILVCIGTDRSTGDALGPLVGTKLEQVGIKNFQVFGTLDEPVHALNLEEKIQNIQKDNPASFIIAVDACLGKSQSIGSITTGMGPSKPGAAMNKKLPAVGDLHIHGIVNLNGFMEFFVLQNTRLSLVMKMADVIAQSIKETDQKICALKKANHL, encoded by the coding sequence ATGAATATTGGAAGTTTTCGCTTACCTTTTTTCGAAAAAGAAACTCAAAACGTTATGCACCAAGATTTAGAAGCCTCTGAGACAATTAGTAACTTCTTACTTTCCCACATCCCTATAAAAACTCATATACCAATTATTCTCGTTTGTATCGGAACAGATCGTTCTACAGGTGATGCACTTGGTCCATTAGTCGGTACGAAGCTAGAACAAGTAGGAATTAAAAATTTCCAAGTTTTCGGCACACTAGATGAACCAGTACATGCGCTAAATTTAGAGGAAAAAATTCAGAATATACAGAAAGATAATCCTGCTTCATTTATCATTGCGGTTGATGCCTGTTTAGGAAAGTCTCAAAGTATTGGCTCCATCACTACCGGAATGGGACCTAGTAAACCTGGAGCCGCAATGAATAAGAAATTACCTGCAGTTGGTGATTTACATATTCATGGCATCGTAAATTTAAATGGTTTTATGGAGTTTTTCGTTCTACAAAACACAAGATTAAGTTTAGTCATGAAAATGGCTGACGTAATCGCACAGAGTATAAAAGAAACGGATCAAAAAATATGTGCATTAAAAAAAGCAAACCATCTATAA